The Amycolatopsis solani genome segment TCGTCCGCCCCCGCGGCCAGCGCCTCCTCGAGCTGCTCGAGCGTGTCGACCTCGACCTCGCACGGCAGTTCCGGCGCGTGCGCGCGGGCCGCGGCCAGCGCCGCCGTCACCGAACCCGCGGCGACGACGTGGTTGTCCTTGATCAGCACCGCGTCGCCGAGGCCCAGCCGGTGGTTCACCCCGCCGCCGCAGCGGACGGCGTACTTCTGCAGCAGCCGCAGCCCCGGCAACGTCTTGCGGGAGTCGCGGATCGCGCAGCCGGTACCGTCCACTTCGGACACCCAGGCGGCGGTCGCGGTGGCGACGCCGGAGAGGTGGCAGAGCAGGTTCAGCGCCGTGCGCTCGGCGGTGAGCAGCCCGCGCACCGGGCCGGCGAGCACCAGCGCGGGCTCCCCCGCGACCAGCCGGTCGCCGTCCTCGCGCCCGGCCAGCACCTCGTAACCGTCGCCCAGCACCATGTCGAACACCGCGAGCGCGACCGGCAGCCCGGCGATGACGCCGTCCACGCGCGGAGTCAGCTCCGCCACGGCCGTCGCGGACTCGGGCACCGTCGACGCCGTCGTCGCGTCGGGCCCGTACCGCAGGTCTTCGCCCAGCGCGGTGGTCACCACCCGCTTGACGTCTTCGACGTCGAGGCCCGACGCGGCGATCAGGCGCAGGACCGGTTCGGAGATCGGGAACGTCATGCCACGCCCTCCAAGGGGATCGGGTCGGCCAGCACCGGCTGGCCGGAGGGACTGAGCCGGATGAGCTGGCTGCGCCGCCAGTTCCCGTCCGGTGCCGGGAAATCGGACCGCACGTGGCAGCCGCGCGACTCGGTGCGCCGGACGGCCGCGGCGAGCAACGCCTGCGCCACCACGGTCAGCGCCGCGTCTTCGACCGCCGCGTGTGTCCACAACGG includes the following:
- the nadC gene encoding carboxylating nicotinate-nucleotide diphosphorylase, with the protein product MTFPISEPVLRLIAASGLDVEDVKRVVTTALGEDLRYGPDATTASTVPESATAVAELTPRVDGVIAGLPVALAVFDMVLGDGYEVLAGREDGDRLVAGEPALVLAGPVRGLLTAERTALNLLCHLSGVATATAAWVSEVDGTGCAIRDSRKTLPGLRLLQKYAVRCGGGVNHRLGLGDAVLIKDNHVVAAGSVTAALAAARAHAPELPCEVEVDTLEQLEEALAAGADEVLLDNFTPEQCRRAVARRDEVSPKTRLESSGGLTIDRGRAYAQSGVDYLSVGGLTHSSPALDLGMDLR